A part of Pseudomonas sp. HR96 genomic DNA contains:
- a CDS encoding N-acetylglutaminylglutamine amidotransferase, whose product MCGLAGELRFDNRPADLGAVERITHDLAPRGPDAWGFHSLGPIALGHRRLKIMDLSDGSAQPMIDAQLGLSLAFNGAIYNFPELRAELEALGYSFYSGGDTEVLLKGYHAWGEALLPKLNGMFAFAIWERDSQRLFIARDRLGVKPLYLSRNASRLRFASSLPALLKGGDIDPVLDPIALNHYLNFHAVVPAPRTLLANIEKLPPASWMRIDANGHTEQKTWWTLPYGPNADEANLTLEDWVDRVLQSTRDAVSIRQRAAVDVGVLLSGGVDSSMLVGLLRETGVENLSTFSIGFQDAGGERGDEFQYSDLIAKHYGTRHHQLRIDEREIIEQLPAAFRAMSEPMVSHDCIAFYLLSREVAKHCKVVQSGQGADELFAGYHWYPQVDGASDPYAAYRSAFFDRSYDDYAATVQPRWLTQHDAAGDFVREHFAMPGADAAVDKALRLDSTVMLVDDPVKRVDNMTMAWGLEARTPFLDYRLVELSARVPGKFKLPDGGKQVLKEAARRVIPSEVIDRKKGYFPVPGLKHLQGDTLDWVRDLLLDPSQDRGLFNPIMLDRLLTDPQGQLTPLRGSKLWQLAALNLWLSEQGI is encoded by the coding sequence ATGTGTGGATTAGCAGGAGAACTACGTTTCGACAACCGCCCGGCCGACCTTGGCGCGGTAGAACGGATCACCCACGACCTGGCCCCACGCGGCCCGGACGCCTGGGGTTTCCATAGCCTGGGGCCGATTGCCCTGGGCCACCGGCGCCTGAAGATCATGGACCTGTCCGACGGCTCGGCGCAGCCCATGATCGACGCCCAGCTGGGCCTGTCCCTGGCGTTCAACGGCGCCATCTACAACTTCCCCGAACTGCGCGCCGAACTCGAAGCGCTGGGTTACAGCTTTTATTCGGGTGGCGACACCGAAGTGCTCCTCAAGGGTTATCACGCCTGGGGCGAAGCACTGCTGCCCAAGCTCAACGGCATGTTCGCCTTTGCCATCTGGGAGCGCGACAGCCAGCGTCTGTTCATCGCCCGCGATCGCCTGGGCGTCAAACCGCTGTACCTGTCGCGCAACGCCAGCCGCCTGCGCTTCGCCTCGTCGTTGCCGGCGCTGCTCAAGGGCGGCGACATCGACCCGGTGCTCGACCCGATCGCGCTCAACCACTACCTGAACTTCCACGCCGTGGTGCCGGCCCCGCGCACGTTGCTGGCCAACATCGAAAAGCTGCCGCCGGCCAGCTGGATGCGCATCGACGCCAACGGCCACACCGAGCAGAAAACCTGGTGGACCCTGCCCTACGGGCCGAACGCCGATGAGGCCAACCTGACGCTCGAAGACTGGGTCGACCGCGTGCTGCAAAGCACCCGCGATGCGGTCTCGATCCGCCAGCGCGCAGCCGTGGACGTCGGCGTGCTGCTATCGGGCGGCGTCGATTCGAGCATGCTCGTGGGCCTGCTGCGCGAGACCGGGGTAGAGAACCTGTCGACCTTCTCCATTGGCTTCCAGGACGCCGGCGGGGAACGGGGCGACGAGTTCCAGTATTCCGATCTGATCGCCAAACATTACGGCACGCGGCACCACCAGCTGCGCATCGATGAGCGCGAAATCATCGAGCAACTGCCAGCGGCCTTCCGCGCCATGAGCGAGCCGATGGTCAGCCACGACTGTATCGCCTTCTATCTGCTGTCACGCGAAGTGGCCAAGCACTGCAAGGTGGTGCAGAGCGGCCAGGGCGCCGACGAACTGTTCGCCGGCTACCACTGGTACCCGCAGGTGGACGGCGCCAGCGATCCCTATGCGGCCTATCGCTCGGCGTTCTTCGACCGCAGCTACGACGACTACGCCGCCACCGTGCAACCGCGCTGGCTGACCCAGCATGATGCGGCCGGCGATTTCGTTCGCGAGCATTTCGCCATGCCAGGCGCCGATGCTGCCGTGGACAAGGCGCTGCGCCTGGACAGCACGGTGATGCTGGTCGACGACCCGGTCAAACGAGTCGACAACATGACCATGGCCTGGGGCCTGGAAGCGCGTACGCCGTTCCTCGACTACCGCCTGGTGGAATTGTCGGCACGAGTGCCGGGCAAGTTCAAGCTGCCCGACGGCGGCAAGCAGGTGCTCAAGGAAGCGGCGCGGCGGGTCATCCCCAGCGAGGTCATCGACCGCAAGAAGGGCTACTTCCCGGTCCCCGGCCTCAAGCACCTGCAGGGCGACACCCTTGACTGGGTGCGTGACCTGCTGCTGGACCCCAGCCAGGACCGCGGCCTGTTCAACCCGATCATGCTCGACCGCCTGCTGACCGATCCGCAGGGGCAATTGACCCCGCTGCGCGGCTCCAAGCTATGGCAACTGGCAGCGCTGAACCTGTGGCTCAGCGAACAAGGAATCTGA
- a CDS encoding LuxR C-terminal-related transcriptional regulator: MLSLTASGKTAAQVGQVLYLSERTVNFHVANAVAKLAAANKTEAVAIAVRSGWI; this comes from the coding sequence GTGTTGAGCCTGACAGCCAGTGGCAAGACGGCTGCGCAGGTAGGGCAGGTGCTTTACCTGTCCGAACGGACCGTCAACTTTCACGTCGCCAACGCTGTGGCCAAACTGGCGGCAGCGAACAAGACCGAAGCGGTGGCGATCGCGGTGCGTTCGGGCTGGATTTAG
- a CDS encoding lipocalin-like domain-containing protein: MRNKLTAMAMAVALLLSACDPAPAPSKGATSGFAGLGGAQQAFASVSPGAALVFPRDHYAHPDYRIEWWYVTANLHDAQGNHYGVQWTLFRSALAPAADGPGWNNANLWLGHAGLTTATQQYAAQRLGRGGVGQAGVAGEPWHAWIDDWTLASTARAGDPLQQLRVQARDAHFAYDLQLHSERPLVLQGEQGYSRKSDQGQASWYYSQPFLQARGQLTIDGRTLDVEGSAWLDREWSSQYMAANQQGWDWFSLHLQGGRQLMLFRLRHADGRPYLSGNWIEADGRTQALQAGDIELQPLMFSNIDGHQVPTAWSVKIPGKGLDIRTQPLNERAWMGLATPYWEGPIRFVGSQEGEGYLEMTGY; the protein is encoded by the coding sequence ATGAGAAATAAGCTGACCGCAATGGCCATGGCCGTAGCCCTGCTATTGAGCGCCTGCGACCCGGCGCCGGCGCCGTCCAAAGGGGCCACCAGCGGGTTTGCCGGGCTGGGCGGCGCGCAACAGGCGTTCGCCAGCGTCAGCCCAGGCGCCGCACTGGTGTTCCCGCGTGACCACTACGCCCACCCCGACTACCGCATCGAATGGTGGTACGTCACCGCCAACCTGCACGACGCCCAGGGCAACCACTACGGCGTGCAGTGGACGCTGTTTCGCAGCGCCTTGGCGCCGGCCGCCGACGGCCCCGGCTGGAACAACGCCAACCTCTGGCTCGGCCACGCCGGCTTGACCACCGCCACCCAGCAATACGCCGCCCAGCGCCTGGGCCGTGGCGGCGTCGGCCAGGCCGGCGTGGCCGGCGAGCCCTGGCACGCCTGGATCGACGACTGGACCCTGGCCAGCACCGCCCGCGCGGGCGATCCGCTGCAGCAACTGCGAGTGCAGGCCCGTGACGCGCATTTTGCCTACGACCTGCAGCTGCACAGCGAACGTCCACTGGTACTGCAGGGCGAGCAAGGCTACAGCCGCAAGTCCGATCAGGGCCAAGCTTCGTGGTACTACAGTCAGCCGTTCCTGCAAGCCCGCGGCCAATTGACCATTGACGGCCGCACTCTGGACGTCGAAGGCAGCGCCTGGCTGGACCGCGAGTGGAGCAGCCAGTACATGGCCGCCAACCAGCAGGGCTGGGACTGGTTCTCGCTGCACCTGCAAGGTGGCCGGCAGCTGATGCTGTTTCGCCTGCGCCACGCCGATGGCCGCCCCTACCTGAGCGGCAACTGGATCGAGGCCGACGGCCGCACCCAGGCCTTGCAGGCCGGCGATATCGAACTGCAGCCGCTGATGTTCAGCAACATCGATGGCCATCAGGTGCCCACTGCCTGGTCGGTGAAAATCCCTGGCAAAGGCCTCGACATCCGCACCCAGCCCCTCAACGAGCGCGCCTGGATGGGCCTGGCGACGCCTTACTGGGAGGGCCCGATCCGCTTCGTCGGCAGTCAGGAGGGTGAGGGCTATCTGGAGATGACCGGGTACTGA
- a CDS encoding ABC transporter permease: MSVLYWSLRALLSHWRKHPVQFISVFTGLWLATALFIGVLALNGQARQSYAQASQLIGGQPLPTLVARVGGRLSQDTFVQLRRLGWPVSPALQGRMQLAGADPQRSLDVLGIEPLTLPANASLAGSVPDLDELTAFIGTPGRTWIAAQTLREWGWHPGEQPLSRDGQPLPPLQPRDGMAPGLLLMDIGAAQRLLQAPQLISRLTLPAGYHAELPAALASQLQWQAQGENADMARLTESFHLNLAALGMLAFVVGLFIVHAAIGLALEQRRPLLRTLRACGVSARGLVGVLTFELLALALLGGVAGVASGYLLASWLLPDVAASLRGLYGAQVAGALTLSRGWWLSGLGLSLLGALLAGASSLWRAARLPVLALADNEAWHGAHRAFLRRQAMVALLALFTAAGAGLCGDSLASGFVLLGSLLLAAAAGLPVLLGLLLQALGKLRLGPLAQWFIADSRQQLPGISLALMALLLALATNIGAGSMIEGFRQTFGHWLEQRLTAELYLRPVDSAQSAALQSWLQQQPGVQRVLPALERDSRVQGWPADIAGVLDDPTYREHWPLLQALDSQPWDRLFDGDSLMLSEQLARHLHLKLGDRLSLPSERGPWQPQVIAIYADYGNPRGHVLVAAAAMQRHWPTLAVSRLAVRMAATDVPGLRQRLLGQFSLDEGRIVDQSQLKQWAGQVFERTFAATGALDSLTLGVAGVALFISLLTQSQGRLGQLAPLWAMGVRRRHLLWINLGQTWLLALLTLALSVPLGILLAWCLVAVINVQAFGWRLPLQVFPAQLLQLLGLAALATALASAWPLWRLLRSRPADLLRVLIDEK, encoded by the coding sequence GTGAGCGTACTCTACTGGAGCCTGCGCGCGCTGCTCAGCCACTGGCGCAAGCACCCGGTGCAGTTCATCAGCGTGTTCACCGGCCTGTGGCTGGCCACGGCGCTGTTCATCGGCGTGCTGGCGCTCAACGGCCAGGCGCGGCAAAGCTACGCCCAGGCCAGCCAGTTGATCGGCGGCCAGCCACTGCCTACCTTGGTGGCCCGCGTGGGCGGGCGGCTGAGCCAGGACACCTTCGTGCAACTGCGGCGCCTCGGCTGGCCTGTATCACCGGCCCTGCAAGGCCGCATGCAACTGGCCGGGGCCGACCCGCAGCGCTCGCTGGACGTGCTCGGCATCGAGCCGCTGACCCTGCCGGCCAACGCGTCCCTGGCCGGCAGCGTGCCCGACCTCGACGAGCTGACCGCCTTCATCGGCACGCCAGGGCGCACCTGGATCGCGGCGCAGACCCTGCGCGAATGGGGCTGGCATCCCGGCGAGCAACCGTTGAGCCGTGATGGTCAGCCCCTGCCGCCGCTACAACCGCGCGACGGCATGGCACCGGGCCTGCTGCTGATGGACATCGGCGCGGCGCAGCGCCTGCTGCAAGCCCCGCAACTGATCTCGCGGCTGACCTTGCCGGCTGGCTATCACGCCGAGCTGCCCGCAGCGCTGGCCAGCCAACTGCAGTGGCAGGCCCAGGGCGAAAATGCCGACATGGCGCGCCTGACCGAAAGCTTCCACCTGAACCTGGCGGCCCTCGGCATGCTGGCCTTCGTCGTCGGCCTGTTCATCGTCCACGCCGCCATCGGCCTGGCCCTGGAACAACGCCGGCCGCTGCTGCGCACACTGCGCGCCTGCGGGGTCAGTGCGCGCGGGCTGGTCGGCGTGCTGACCTTCGAGCTGCTGGCGCTGGCCCTGCTGGGCGGTGTCGCAGGAGTCGCCAGCGGCTACCTGCTGGCCAGCTGGTTGTTGCCCGACGTCGCCGCCAGCCTGCGCGGCCTGTATGGCGCCCAGGTCGCCGGGGCGTTGACCCTGAGCCGTGGCTGGTGGCTCAGCGGCCTGGGCCTGAGCCTGCTCGGCGCGCTGCTGGCCGGGGCCAGCAGCCTGTGGCGCGCCGCGCGCCTGCCGGTGCTGGCGCTGGCCGACAACGAAGCCTGGCATGGAGCCCATCGGGCCTTCCTGCGGCGTCAGGCAATGGTGGCGCTGCTGGCATTGTTTACAGCGGCCGGCGCCGGGCTGTGCGGTGACAGCCTGGCCAGCGGCTTCGTCCTGCTCGGCAGCCTGCTGCTGGCGGCCGCCGCCGGGCTGCCGGTGCTGCTGGGGCTGCTGTTGCAGGCGCTGGGCAAGCTGCGCTTGGGCCCATTGGCGCAATGGTTCATCGCCGACAGCCGTCAGCAGTTGCCGGGCATCAGCCTGGCGCTGATGGCGCTGCTGCTGGCTCTGGCCACCAATATTGGTGCCGGCAGCATGATCGAGGGCTTTCGCCAGACCTTCGGCCATTGGCTGGAACAGCGTCTGACCGCCGAGCTGTACCTGCGCCCGGTCGACAGCGCCCAGAGCGCGGCGCTGCAGAGCTGGTTGCAGCAGCAGCCCGGGGTGCAGCGCGTGCTGCCCGCCCTGGAGCGCGACAGCCGGGTTCAGGGTTGGCCGGCCGACATCGCCGGAGTGCTCGACGACCCCACGTATCGCGAGCATTGGCCGCTGCTGCAAGCGTTGGACAGTCAGCCCTGGGACCGCCTGTTCGACGGCGACAGCCTGATGCTCAGCGAGCAACTGGCCCGTCATCTGCACCTCAAGCTGGGCGACCGCCTCAGCCTGCCCAGCGAGCGAGGCCCCTGGCAGCCGCAGGTGATCGCTATCTACGCCGATTATGGCAACCCGCGCGGGCACGTGCTGGTGGCCGCAGCGGCCATGCAGCGCCACTGGCCGACCCTCGCCGTCAGCCGGCTGGCGGTGCGCATGGCTGCCACCGACGTGCCCGGGTTGCGCCAGCGTCTGCTCGGCCAATTCAGCCTCGACGAAGGCCGCATCGTCGATCAGAGCCAGCTGAAACAATGGGCCGGCCAGGTATTCGAGCGCACCTTCGCCGCCACCGGCGCCCTCGACAGCCTGACCCTGGGTGTGGCCGGCGTGGCCTTGTTCATCAGCCTGCTGACCCAGAGCCAGGGACGCCTGGGCCAACTGGCGCCGCTCTGGGCCATGGGCGTGCGACGGCGCCATCTGCTGTGGATCAACCTGGGCCAGACCTGGCTGCTGGCGCTGCTGACCCTGGCCTTGTCGGTGCCCCTGGGCATACTGCTGGCCTGGTGCCTGGTGGCGGTGATCAACGTCCAGGCGTTCGGCTGGCGCCTGCCGCTGCAGGTCTTCCCGGCGCAACTGCTGCAGCTGCTCGGGCTGGCCGCGCTGGCCACCGCTCTGGCGTCGGCCTGGCCGCTGTGGCGCCTGCTGCGCAGCCGGCCCGCCGACTTGTTGAGGGTCTTGATCGATGAGAAATAA
- a CDS encoding ABC transporter ATP-binding protein, whose amino-acid sequence MLLIENLHKHYATPQGPLNILQGVDLSLEAGASLALMGESGSGKSTLLHLVAGLDRFDSGSLQVAGRRLEQLGEAQLADWRRREVGLIFQQFHLVGSLTVADNLAFQARLAQRFDAAWQAQLVERLGLGELLQRYPEQLSGGQQQRVALGRALAAKPRLLLADEPTGNLDEGSSATVLRLLLELQRDSASTLLMVTHSPLVASQLQRTVRLHAGRIVQ is encoded by the coding sequence ATGCTGTTGATCGAGAATCTGCACAAGCACTACGCAACGCCCCAAGGGCCGTTGAACATCCTCCAGGGCGTGGACCTGAGCCTGGAAGCCGGCGCCAGCCTGGCGCTGATGGGCGAATCGGGCAGCGGCAAAAGCACCCTGCTGCATCTGGTGGCCGGGCTCGACCGCTTCGACAGCGGCAGCCTGCAGGTGGCCGGCCGCCGGCTCGAGCAGTTGGGCGAGGCACAATTGGCCGACTGGCGACGCCGCGAGGTCGGCCTGATCTTCCAGCAGTTTCATCTGGTGGGCAGCCTCACCGTGGCCGACAACCTGGCCTTCCAGGCGCGCCTGGCGCAGCGTTTCGATGCTGCGTGGCAGGCGCAGCTGGTCGAGCGCCTGGGCCTCGGCGAGCTGCTGCAGCGCTATCCCGAACAGCTCTCGGGCGGGCAGCAGCAACGGGTCGCCCTGGGCCGCGCCCTGGCCGCCAAGCCACGCCTGCTGCTGGCCGATGAACCCACCGGCAACCTGGACGAAGGCAGCAGCGCCACGGTGCTCAGGTTACTCCTGGAGCTGCAGCGCGACAGCGCCAGCACCCTGCTGATGGTCACCCACAGCCCCCTGGTGGCCAGCCAGCTGCAGCGCACCGTGCGCCTGCATGCCGGGCGCATCGTCCAGTGA
- the mnmC gene encoding bifunctional tRNA (5-methylaminomethyl-2-thiouridine)(34)-methyltransferase MnmD/FAD-dependent 5-carboxymethylaminomethyl-2-thiouridine(34) oxidoreductase MnmC, with product MNQPPLHAQLDWDEQGRPRSRVFDDVYFALDGSLAETRHVFIEQNRLVSRFAELAANQTLVIGETGFGTGLNFLCAWQLFEAHAPAAARLHFISVEKYPLSREDLTRALALFPQLASQAERLLQQYVAIHQGFQRLTLAAGRVSLTLLIGDVLEQLPQLDGQVDAWFLDGFAPAKNPQMWTPELFAELARLSAPGATLGTFTSTGWVRRSLSAAGFKMKRVPGIGHKWEVLRGEFLGVPTDAPGAKPTPPWFARPPAPCGERHALVVGAGLAGCATAASLAARGWRVSLLERHGELAEEASGNPQGVLYLKLSAHGTTLSRLILSGFGHTRRLLEELPRGSAWDACGVLQLAFDDKEQARQRKLADAFPGNLLRPVDRAEAQTLAGVGLAQGGLFYPEGGWVHPKALCQQLAAHPLITLLPHRHLLRLRREGDQWQAWDEQQLLASAATVVLCGAADVTRLPVTAQLPLKRIRGQITCLAQTAASSALRTVVCAEGYVAPARNGEHTLGASFDFHSTDLTPTAAEQASNLALLAEISTDLCQRLDLDPDPDPDPDRQAELPGRAAFRCTSPDYLPIVGPLADAEAFATRYAALAKDARQMPAAPCPWLDGLYVNSGHGSRGLITTPLAGELIAAWLDHEPLPVPLEVALACHPNRFALRRLIRQQ from the coding sequence ATGAATCAACCGCCCCTTCACGCCCAGCTCGACTGGGACGAACAGGGTCGCCCACGCTCACGCGTGTTCGACGACGTGTACTTCGCCCTGGACGGCAGCCTCGCCGAAACCCGGCACGTGTTCATCGAACAGAACCGCCTGGTGTCGCGTTTCGCCGAACTGGCCGCAAACCAGACCTTGGTCATCGGCGAGACCGGCTTTGGCACGGGGCTGAATTTTCTCTGCGCCTGGCAGCTGTTCGAGGCTCACGCGCCAGCAGCGGCGCGGCTGCACTTCATCAGCGTGGAAAAATACCCGCTCAGCCGCGAAGATTTGACCCGGGCGCTGGCGCTGTTCCCACAACTGGCGTCCCAGGCCGAGCGCCTGCTGCAACAGTATGTGGCCATTCACCAGGGCTTCCAGCGCCTCACGCTGGCCGCCGGGCGCGTCAGCCTCACCCTGCTGATCGGCGATGTGCTGGAACAGTTGCCACAGCTCGACGGTCAGGTCGACGCCTGGTTCCTCGACGGCTTTGCCCCGGCCAAGAACCCGCAGATGTGGACCCCCGAGCTGTTCGCCGAACTGGCCCGGCTGTCGGCGCCCGGCGCGACCCTGGGCACCTTCACCAGCACCGGCTGGGTGCGTCGCAGCCTGTCGGCGGCGGGGTTCAAGATGAAGCGAGTGCCCGGCATCGGCCATAAATGGGAGGTCCTGCGCGGGGAATTCCTGGGCGTGCCCACCGACGCCCCCGGCGCAAAACCGACACCTCCCTGGTTCGCCCGGCCGCCCGCGCCCTGCGGCGAACGTCACGCGCTGGTGGTCGGCGCCGGCCTGGCCGGTTGCGCCACAGCCGCCAGCCTGGCTGCCCGCGGCTGGCGGGTGAGCCTCCTGGAGCGCCACGGCGAACTGGCCGAAGAGGCCTCGGGCAACCCCCAAGGGGTGCTCTACCTCAAGCTTTCGGCCCACGGCACGACCCTATCGCGGTTGATCCTCAGCGGCTTCGGCCATACTCGCCGGCTGCTCGAGGAGCTGCCCCGGGGCAGCGCCTGGGACGCCTGCGGGGTGTTGCAGCTGGCCTTCGACGACAAGGAACAGGCGCGCCAGCGCAAGCTGGCCGATGCCTTCCCCGGCAACCTGCTGCGGCCTGTCGACCGCGCCGAGGCCCAGACCCTGGCCGGTGTCGGCCTGGCCCAAGGCGGGCTGTTCTACCCCGAGGGCGGCTGGGTGCACCCCAAGGCGCTATGCCAGCAACTGGCGGCGCACCCGCTGATCACCCTGCTGCCCCATCGCCACCTCTTGCGACTGCGCCGCGAGGGCGACCAGTGGCAGGCCTGGGATGAACAGCAACTGCTGGCCAGTGCCGCCACCGTGGTGCTGTGCGGCGCCGCCGACGTCACCCGCCTGCCGGTGACCGCGCAGCTGCCGCTCAAACGCATTCGCGGGCAGATCACCTGCTTGGCGCAGACTGCCGCCAGCAGCGCCCTGCGCACGGTGGTGTGCGCCGAAGGCTATGTGGCGCCGGCCCGCAACGGCGAGCACACACTGGGCGCCAGCTTCGATTTTCACAGCACCGACCTGACCCCGACCGCCGCCGAGCAGGCCAGCAACCTGGCGCTGCTGGCGGAGATCTCGACCGACCTGTGCCAGCGCCTGGACCTGGACCCGGATCCGGATCCGGATCCGGACCGCCAGGCCGAGCTGCCAGGGCGCGCCGCGTTTCGCTGCACCAGCCCGGACTACCTGCCCATCGTCGGCCCGCTGGCCGACGCCGAGGCCTTCGCCACACGCTATGCCGCCCTGGCCAAGGACGCCCGGCAGATGCCTGCGGCGCCCTGCCCCTGGCTCGACGGCCTCTACGTGAACAGCGGCCACGGCTCGCGGGGCCTCATCACCACACCGCTGGCCGGCGAACTGATTGCCGCCTGGCTCGACCACGAACCCTTGCCGGTGCCCCTCGAGGTTGCCCTGGCCTGCCATCCCAACCGCTTCGCGCTGCGCCGGCTGATTCGCCAGCAGTGA
- a CDS encoding CatB-related O-acetyltransferase produces MFDPLALCLAGGLVIGLVHRRFFSEQARSRRAHKLIQKLPRIERGAARFALQYPEYQYGRGSYGLPVVHDHKQGATLKIGAFCSIGGRVQILLGGHHRTDWVTTYPLSYYLPQIAHTGRYDYTRGDVVIGNDVWLCDGCTILSGVTVGDGAVVAANAHVFRDVPPYAIVGGNPAGIIGYRFPEAIREELLAIAWWSWSDEQIIAAGDKLCSDNIQDFIDYARGNGSAAGRASGATILGYPEKSPRASESAARSRAKNGRF; encoded by the coding sequence ATGTTTGACCCTTTGGCCCTTTGCCTGGCCGGCGGCCTGGTCATCGGCCTGGTACATCGCCGTTTCTTCAGCGAGCAGGCTCGCAGCCGCCGCGCCCACAAGTTGATACAAAAACTGCCACGCATCGAGCGGGGTGCGGCGCGGTTCGCCCTGCAGTATCCCGAATATCAATACGGTCGCGGCAGCTATGGCCTACCGGTGGTGCATGACCACAAGCAAGGCGCCACCCTGAAGATCGGCGCCTTCTGCTCCATTGGCGGGCGCGTGCAGATTCTGCTCGGCGGCCACCACCGCACCGACTGGGTCACCACTTATCCGCTGTCCTATTACCTGCCGCAGATCGCCCACACCGGGCGGTACGACTACACCCGTGGCGACGTGGTGATCGGCAACGACGTGTGGCTGTGCGACGGCTGCACCATCCTTTCCGGGGTGACGGTCGGCGATGGCGCCGTCGTGGCGGCCAACGCCCACGTGTTTCGTGATGTGCCGCCCTACGCCATCGTCGGCGGCAACCCGGCCGGCATCATCGGCTACCGCTTCCCCGAGGCCATTCGCGAGGAGCTGCTGGCCATTGCCTGGTGGAGCTGGTCCGACGAGCAGATCATCGCCGCTGGCGACAAGCTGTGCAGCGACAACATCCAGGATTTCATCGACTACGCCCGCGGCAACGGCAGCGCCGCCGGCCGGGCGAGCGGGGCGACCATCCTGGGCTACCCGGAGAAGTCGCCCCGTGCCAGCGAGTCGGCGGCCCGCAGCCGAGCCAAGAACGGTCGGTTCTAG